The sequence AATTCCACCGCTGACCTTACAACTATTGATTGAAAATGCGGTGAAACACAACATTGTTTCTGCCAGTAACCCATTAGTCATTCAAATTTTTACGGACAACGATGGCTTTTTAAATGTTCGTAATAATCTCCAGCGGAAACGGGTCAACCGGCTCATGTCGACCAAAAAAGGTCTTCAAAATATTAAATTAAAATTCCAGTTATTAAATCAACCCGACATTTACATCTCCGAAGAGAATAAATTATTCAATGTAGCCGTGCCCTTAATCCCCTCAAGGGAACAGATCGCCTATTAATCATTGACGTAATATTAATTACGGTGAACCCTATACGACGATTCCTTATACATACGCCTAAGTAAGTCACAAGTATCAGCCTAATTGTGTCTAAAATTTTACATTATGACACAGTAGTATTACTTATTTTTCTATGTGTTACCGTTTACTCACTTCATTTTGCAAAATAGCCCATTATTAACTTATTTACAAGAAGTTAGCTAGACACATAGTTAGCTGTATTCACACACCGTAATGACTATTTCTCTACCTTCTCTCCCGAGTACTAATCCTGCTTTTCCCAAATTTAAACACCGCGAGCTTCAATTTCTCCAATTAGCCTGTTCCGAGCTAACCTATGTCCAGATTGCGGACAAAATGTGCGTCAGTCCACGCACCGTAGACGGTTATCGGGAAGTGCTATTTGAGCGATTACAGGTAAAAAGCCGCGTTGGACTGGCCTTATGGGCGGTGAAAACTGGATTAGTGGTTTTGTAAAGCGTCAAACGCTATCCTTAACCAATTTTATTCTTCAGATCGTCGCCAGCAATGACCGTACTCATGTATCGATAGCCATTGCTGGCTTCTTTAAAGCGTGGATCAGTCTTTATCAGTTTCATAAACTGTTTATGTTCGTCTGTCGCTCGGCCAACAAGACAGCCTGCACTAGCCTTGCCGATATTATCGGGGCTCGCATTGTGTCCTGAATGCTGATTGATTCCAAACGCACTACCCACATCAATCTTATCGCCGGTACGTTTGCCATCCTGATTTAAATCCCGAAAAACAGCTACGTTAGCAACCTGCACCAAAGCCTCGTGAGCCGTTGGCGTGCCCGCTTTATGAATGCCTACCCGCCACGATTTGTATTGATCAAATGCAATTCGTGCCGCTCCTTCGGGATTTTCGGGGTGGTCGGTGAAAAATTTTCCTGGCTCAGTTGTTGCCAATACATTCAGTAGAATCTTAGGCTTTCCATTTTCTATCGCTAAAACAACCCGGCGGTCATTAAATTTATTGAACACATCAGCGTTTGGTTCACCACTCTCATCGGCACCTTCTACATAAACTATTGTGAGAAACTTTGGCAGCCTGGCAAACCAGAAATTACGTAACTGCATATACTTCACAATACGGCTGGCAAAATCAGCTCCCAATGTCAACGGTATAAATGTATCTTGACTGTGCTGGAGTAGCGATTGGGCCAGATCGACATTAATCGTTTCTTCAAGAAGAATACCTACCTGTTTGGCGTAGGTTCGCAACACCAGAGCGGACACTGGACCAAAATCGCCATCGATCGGAGGATCTAAACAGCCTAGTTTAATCAGTCGCGACTGTAGATCACCGACTAGCTCATGGTCGAGTGCTAAATCGCGGAGATTAACTCCCAATCCGTTAGCAACTAGTTCCTGCAAAGTCATATGTCAACAAGTTTAGTAGGATTGAATTTAGTCGGCCTTTCGCTCAGCGGTGTACCACGGTTTTTAATCCTTCTGCTACTAACCGTGGTACACCGCTGAGCGAAATGACTAATCACCATAAACTGTAAAATACCAGAACGATGGTTAAACGCTACAATCAAATTTCCAACAATTCCCGGTATTAATTAACGGGGTAAACACCCTTTTTGCCATCCGTAAAACCACGCATTTGTATCAAGATTAGCGCCTATCCAGGCTTAGGTAAAGCTTTTGGATTTGTCTCATGAGAACTTCCTGCCGAACACTATTCCAACAATTCCCTAATTTAGCCCCGACATTTCCAGCGTCCTTATGAACCCATTCCCGATTCATGACATTGCCAAACTCATCGATCATGCCCTGTTACATCCAACTCAGACTGATGAGGAACTTCACGCAGGTTGCCAGGTGGCATTAGCCTACAATGTGGCGTCGGTCTGTATTAAACCCTTTGCCGTTTCTATAGCTGCCAGATTACTGGTGGGTTCCAGCGTTCGGGTTGGCACAGTAATCGGTTTCCCGCATGGCAGCAACGCGTTAAGCCTTAAACTGGCCGAAACCGTTCAGGCGTGCCGGGATGGAGCCGTGGAGATTGATATGGTTGTTAACATTGGTAAGGTCCTGAGCAATGACTGGTCGTATATTTCCGATGAAATACGGGCTGTTTTTTATACCTGCCAGGAATATGGGGCCATCCTGAAAGTAATTTTCGAGACCGACTTTCTATCCGACGATGCCCTTAAAATCCGGCTTTGCCAGATCTGTACCGAAGTCGGCGTTGAGTTCGTTAAGACCTCAACGGGCTTTGGTTTCGTAAAAGGAACTGATGGCAAATATGACTATCAAGGGGCTACCGAGCATGATTTACGATTGATGCTGACGCATGTCGGGCCAAACGTTCAGGTTAAGGCTTCAGGCGGAATCCGCACGTTAGATGAGTTACTGAAGCTCAAAGCACTGGGCGTTTCCCGAATCGGCACCTCCTCTACCGTGGCTATCATAAACGAAGCTTATAGGCGGTCAGGCATGGTTGTCCCCTCTATGGCCGTTCCGCCAATCACCGAACTCAACGGCTACTGAGCTCCCGAATCGTTCATTGACTATTTATTCCCTTTAATCAAATGCTAAACCTCGGCTTTGTATCGGCTATTCTGGCCGATTATGATTTGAATGGCGTGCTGAAATTTGCGTCTGATAACAACTTCAAATGCGTTGAATTGATGTGCTGGCCCAGCGGGAACGCCGATGCCCGTCGCTACGCGGGCGTAACGCACATTGATGTTGACAATCTGAATGTCGAGCAGATTCACACATTAACGCGGCTCTATGGTGTATCGATCTCCGGCCTGGGCTACTATCCGAATTCGCTCGACCCAAACCCTGAGCAGGCCGAGTTTTATCGGGAACATATCAAGAAAATCATTCGGGCAGCGGCCAGATTAGACGTACCTGTGGTCAATACATTTATTGGTCGCAATTGGTCGCTGAGCGTAGCCGATAACCTGAAGCTATATGCCGAACACTGGCCCGCAATCATCAAGGTGGCCGAAGAAAACAACATCCGGATTGGGATTGAAAACTGTCCGATGTGGTTTACGGACGACGAGTGGCCGGGCGGAAAAAACCTCGCCACAACCCCCGCCATTTGGGATCGACTATTTGAGATCATTCCATCGCGGGCTTTGGGACTCAATTATGACCCCAGCCATTTAATCTGGCAAATGATGGACGAGGTAAAACCTATTTACGATTACCGCGATCGTCTGTATCACATCCACCTCAAAGACGTTAAACTCTATCCCGACAAATTAAACCGGGTTGGCATTATGGCCAATCCCCTGGAATACCACTCGCCCAAACTCCCCGGTCTGGGTGATGTTCGCTGGCGCAATTTTTTTGCGGCATTGACCGATGTCCGCTACCGGGGCCCGGTTTGCATCGAAGTTGAAGATAAAGCCTTTGAAGGCAGTGCCGACGATGTGCACACGGCTATTCTGACCGCCCGAAACTACCTGAGTCAATTCTTAGTGTTATGATAGAAATCGGTAGTTGATTTGCTGGATATACGACAAATCAACTACCGTAAACCGATCCTGCCTTGCGCGACTCGATTAACCAACTCGACACTGATCTGTTTTTGTGGCTGAATGGCCTCTACGCATCCTGGCTTGATCCGATCATGATCTTTGCAACGGAGCGAAACACGTGGTTTCCCTTCTACGCACTGCTCATCGGCTGGCTCGCCTTCCGCTATCGGAAACAGGCGATCTGGATGGTGTTAACCTTAGCCGCAGCCGTAGCGATCAGCGACCAGACCGCGTCGGCTCTGCTAAAGCCACTCACTCTTCGGTTACGTCCCTGCCATGTTCCCACTCTGCAAAAGCTAATTCATCCCGTACTGGAATGCGGTGGTCTATACGGATTCGCGTCTTCACATGCAGCCAACACATTTGCCCTCGCAACGGGACTCTGGCTACTGATTGGCAAGCAATATCCGTGGACAAAATGGATTTTTCTATGGGCCATCTTCGTTTCGTATAGCCGCATCTATGTGGCGGCTCACTATCCGCTCGATGTGCTGACCGGAGCCGGAATTGGTGTATTGGCAGCCACTTTATGTGTGTTTATCCTACGCACCATACAGGGTCAGTTTACTCATCGAAATGCAGTCTGAAGCCATAGACAATGTTACCGTTGCCAAACTTTTTGATGCACTTTATCCAATAATACAACAATCATTTTCTGATTCGGTTTCGCTGATACCCGGCTCATTCATTAAGGCCACAGGGTATACATTGCCATATGCGAACCGAAGTAAATCATCTTCTGGATTACCCGATTTTATTTCCTGCTCCCCCCTCCCCATTGCTGCAACTAAGTGTAATTGTTCCGGTTCGCAATGAAGCTCACCACCTGACTCAAACACTGGACGCCCTTCGTAATCAACAGGATGCGATGGGCACTCCATTGAATCCGGCCATTTATGAAGTGTTGCTCCTGGCCAATAACTGCACCGACCAATCGTATACTGTTGCCAACCGGTATCAGCAGAAATACCCGCATTTCCCATTGCATATTGCCCAAATTGAGCTACCCGCTGCCAGGGCAACGATTGGTACAGTTCGACGACTTCTAATGGATGAAGCACACCGTCGGCTGACCAGTATCAGTCATTCGTTTGGTATCATTGCGTCAACCGATGGTGATACGGTAGTCGATAGCCGATGGATTTATTACATCATGATCGAAATAGCCAACGGAAATGACGCTGTTGGCGGCCGGATACTGACTCATCCTGATCCTGGTAAAGTACGTCTCTATCACCTGCGCGACGTGATGTATCGGACACTGGTGGCCAAAACCGAAGCGTTACTTGATCCTTCTCCCCACGATCCATGGCCCCGACATTTTCAGCATTTTGGAGCCAGTATTGCGGTTACCTGTCGGATGTATGAGCAGGCGGGTCGCTTACCGGAAAAGCCTTTTCTGGAAGACGAAGCTTTCTATAAAGCACTGCTTCGGAGGGATGCCCGCGTCAGGCAAAGTCCAGCGGTAAAAGTATTCACATCAACTCGTATGGACGGCCGTGTAGCGGTTGGTTTTTCCGAACAATTGCGCTATTGGGCTGATCTGAATCAGGCTGGAAAGCAGCAAATTGTCGAACCAGTCGACGCAATCATTACGAAGTTTCAAAACCGTCAAAAGCTTCGTGTGTGTTGGCAAAACAGGCAACAGTCGCTATGCATGAATGCCCTAGCCCAGATTGCGCTGGATCTGCGTTTAGATGTAAACTGGCTACATGATGAAATAAGGGGAAACAGCTTTTTCGGACAATTGTGGGAGCGAATAGAAGAAAAAATGGCTCAGGGCGATTGGGCTAAACATTGGCCATTGGTGCCAATTACAACCGCCATTCAGCACTTGCGCCACTTTTGTAAATCGTATACTTCTTACTGATCTCTGCTGAAAAGATCCAGTCTGTATTTATCTGTTCGTTGTCCTGACAGATGAGTTAGCGGTTTGCCCTCACCAGCCGCTTCCATAAATTGTTCATGAACCTGATCGCCAGTCAACGGATAATCATGCACGAAGGGCGTCCAATGCACCAGTAGCAAGTGGCCTCCAATTTCCAGATGATCAATCATCAATTGCCTTGCCCGTTTTAAATCATCCAGCACCAGATAATACCCAACCTCCGATAGCAAAATAAGGTCGAATTGTTGATCTGGGAATTCGTTCGGAATAGCCATCTGCCTGATTGTCACCTGCGGATAAGCAGCCAGTCGCTTTCGGGCAGTTTCAAGTGGCAGCTCACTGGCATCAACAGCCAGTAGTTTGTCACATCGTTGTGTCAGCATTTCGCTTAACACTCCAATGGAACAGCCAATCTCAAACGCGTTTCTGTAGTGATTTTTCGATAAAGCAGCCAATGTAGCTTCGTACTTGGCCTTTTCATAAGGACTCGTCTCAAACGACCAGGGATCATTGCTGGCTCGATAAACATCATCGAAATAGGTGGTTGGCAGACTTGGCATGGTTCAGTAATTCGTTAGATCTCTTCCAGAAATAATTCACGGGGGGCATCAAAATGCGTCAGTAATTCAGGCGAAAGGTAAAAAGCTGTGGGGTCATCGTTGATCAACCGGCTAACCTGCGAACGGTGGCTCGCAATAGCCTGTTTACGCTGATCCATTACCTCCTCAATGGGTATGCACCATACCTTCATCTCATCGGCTCTGGGCATATCATTTTCATCGCCCAGCTCCCACAACCAGATCAGATATTCCAGCACTCTGGGACGGTCAGAAAAGTGCCCCAAAGCTGCCATCAGAATTTGCCAGGATGCCCGATGATCCCGGTGTGGGTCACGACGCCAGGGAACCAATATCGTCTGAGGGTTAACCTGTTTAAGCAATTCATAAACAAAATCAACCGATTCGTTGAAACCAGCACTACCCGGCATGGGAACCTGTGTATCTTTCTCACGCATAAATGTGATGTTATCCGGCGATACATGCAGCATACGAAGGGCATCCCGCGCTTCTGATTCACGTAACTGGCGTAGCCGTTCGGCAGGATAAGCCAATGAATTGGGATGCGACATTGTCCCATCGCTCACAAACAGAACATGAACGCTATAGCCTTGCTGGCGCAGTAGGGCAATGGTGCCCCCACAGCCAAGTGATTCATCATCGGGATGGGGTGCTATCACTAGCAGATTACCAAGCTCGGCCGGGTCGATGGTAAGAGCCAGACCTTCCAGAAAATGGGCTTTATCAACGCCAGAGATCATGGGCATTCACTTGATTGTTGAGTACATAATGACCAATCGCAGCGATCGTCGCATCGGGAGCAGGCTGGCGGAGGTAGAATGTCAGATCCCGGTGAAGGCGTTCAAACGGAAGTGGTCGCATAAGCCCCCTGGCCCCTATGGAACGTTCGGCCAGTTGCATCACACGCAGACAGATTTCTTCAATGGCCGTTCGGGTCATATTGGCGTAAGCAACAATCCGATCGGTTTCTTTTTCATACCCGAGCCACTCATCCGTTTTTGCTCCCGCCATTGTAATCCACTGGTTACCAGACTCCACCAGATAAGCCATTTCGGCCAGTCGTGTCTTCTGAAACACATCATCGGTACGATTCATCGACGTCAGAAGCGTCCTTGTTTCATTCAATAAAGCTTCGGCCCCGCCTAGCTGAACAGCCGCAAACCGGATAGCTCCGCCACTAAAATAGGGCTGACGAAAATAATCACCGGGCTGACCCAACAAATCAGCCTCGTCAATTTCGACACCAGTGAAATCGAGTTTATAACTGACCGACGCCCGCATACCCAGTGGCTGCCAGAAAGTGTTATCCTGCGTAATCGGCTTGACACGTTCCGTCGGAATAATACACATTTGCCATCCGTGAGTGTCGGCCCCGACTAGTTCACCCGTCACAAGTGGGCGATGAATCCAGCCCGCTCCGGAACAAAACGTTTTCGCCCCTTCCAGTCGATATCGACCTTCACCGATGGCATGAATCCGAACGCCATCGTCGGCCTGTGTATTCCAGACACTAAATAACCTATTGTATGCCTGAGCGTCGTCGTTCCAGATTCGTTCCTGATCGGGTCTGGCGTATAAAGCAATTAAGTTGAGTGCATTGATATGGCCTTCATAAATCCGCCCAACGGCCAGATTTCCGGTTCCGATCCGCTTCAATAAATGCAGCAATTGCACCATAACAGGCAACCTTCCATCTAACTCCCGACCCGGTAATGTCACCGCCAGCAATCCCGCTTCAGCCAGCCAGTCAAAGGCAGCTTCGGGAAAGGTTTTATCGTCATCTGTTTGATCAGCACTACCGGCGAGTCTGCTGATTAATTCGTTCATTTTACCGGTATCAGCCAACCATGACGTTTTTGATGATGTGGTCGTTGCGGTGTTTATCATATTTATCAGAAGCCATTGAGCGACGAATTGTTTTGCACATGACATCCATCTATTCAGTAACTTATCGACAGGTACACTAGCGGGTCATCGATTGGTTTCAGCTTATTATTCGAATAAACTATGGAGAGCAAAGACCGAACTACCCATTTTTTTTGTACCTTTGCGGGAAATTTGTCAGGTACTAATGGCTTCGTTCAATCCGGTTAAGATTTTTTCAGGGAGTCAATCCACTTACTTAGCCGAAAAAATCGCGCACTATTACGGTAAAGACTTAGGCGGCTACACTTGTCGGCGATTCAGCGACGGCGAGATGTCGCCCAGTTTTGAAGAGTCGGTTCGGGGTTGTGATGTATTTTTAATTCAGTCGACACCTCCTCCCGGCGACAATCTGCTGGAATTACTGTTGATGGTCGATGCCGCCCGGCGCGCTTCAGCTCACTATGTCACTGTTGTCATTCCGTATTTTGGGTATGCCCGTCAGGACCGGAAAGACAAACCCCGTGTATCGATCGCGGCCAAATTAGTAGCGAATATGCTGGCGGCATCCGGTGCCGATCGACTGATGACAATTGACCTGCACGCAGGACAAATTCAGGGCTTTTTTGACTTCCCGGTCGACCATCTGGAAGGAACATCGGTGTTTGTACCCTATATAAAAAGCCTTAATCTGGAGAATCTGGTGGTTGCCTCGCCCGATGTAGGTGGAGCAAACCGGGCCCGTACCTTCGCCAAGCATTTCAACGCCGACATTGTGCTTTGCGATAAGCACCGGAAGCGGGCTAATGAAATTGCTTCCATGCAGGTGATCGGGGACGTTGAAGGGGCCAATGTGGTCCTCGTCGACGACTTGATCGATACGGGTGGCACGATGGCTAAAGCGGCTCAGATCATCATGGAAAAAGGGGCTGCGTCTGTTCGGGCGGTGTGTACGCACCCAATTATGTCGGGCAAGGCACACGAGAACATTTCGAACTCGGTGCTGCAGGAGTTAGTTGTTGCGGATACGCTGCCGATGAAGCATCCAAATGAAAAAATCAGAGTGCTATCGGTTGCTGAGCTTTTTGCCAAAGCCATCGGCCGCATTCGGGATCATGAATCTATTAGTTCACTGTTTATAAAGTATTGAATGATTGCGTTTTGACTAGTTAAATGGCCTGCTAACCAATTCGCTCGTCACTAACTTAGTCACAAATTCATTCATTCGTTCATTCGAAAATTAAATTTAGTCATGAAAAAAATCGAGATTGTAGGGTATCAACGAGCGAATCTCGGCCGCACGGAATCACAAGCGATTCGGGCCGAGGGCAATGTTCCGTGCGTATTGTACGGTGGTCAGGAACAAGTGCATTTCTATGCGCCTGCTATTCTGTTCCGTGAGTTACTGTATTCGCCCAATATTTACGAAGTAGCGCTCAATATTGAGGGTGCTGAGTATCGGGCAGTGCTTCAGGAAGCACAATTCCACCCTGTGAGCGACATATTGTTACACGCCGATTTCCTGCTGGTAACTGATGGCAAGCCCGTTAAGGTTGCGGTTCCGGTTCGGTTGATTGGAACGGCTCCAGGTGTACAAAAGGGGGGTAAACTGGTGACCCGCGTTCGGAAACTGCGTGTAAAAGGGACTGTTGAAAACATCCCTGATTTTATTGACGTTGACGTTTCAGGTCTTGATCTGGGAAAATCAGTTCGCGTTGGGCAGATTACGGTAAAAAATATCGAACTGCTCGAGCAAGCGTCGAACCCAGTGGCCAGCATTGAAATCCCACGTGCACTGCGTGGTCAGGTTTCGGCCAAATAATATCGCTTTCACAAGCAACTAATAGATACACAAAGCTCTTTCTGTTCATTCAGGAAGGGCTTTCCTGTTTTTTATGTCAAGGACTTTCTCTTAGAAGCGTGCCACGGTTACTAATAACGAGCTGATAACCGTGGCACGCTTCTAAGAGAAAGTCCTGATATCATTTTACCAGTAATTAAAAAAACTGAAAACCTCACCATACTAAAAAGGTAATTAGGAATCAACTTTGTCGGTATTTCAGGATAAGGGCCCAAGCTTCCTGGCGTTTTAGTCAAATTATGTTTCTCTGAACTAGTCGTTTAGATTGCCAGAGCCTATACGCCAGTCTACAAAAAGAATTGATTTGTAAATCGTATATTGGCCTTCAGCAGGAAATAGCACTTCGGTAAGCCCTGCGAGTGTCAGCTCGTAAAAGCGTGAAGCGCTCAGACGATTAATTCTTCACTCACTTCCTTTCTACCATGAACATTGCACTTAAACTTGTCAATGCAGCCCTGATCTTTTTTGCCCTATATATGGGTATTAAGCAAGGTTGGGCTATGTTTACGGGCAAACCCGAAATGACCGAGATGTTCAGTAAATGGGCCATCGGAAAAACCGGTTTGATGGCACTCGGCTTTTTTACCATGCTCGGGGCGATACTCGTTTTATTCCCCAAAACGTTTGTCTGGGGGAATTTTATCACGGCAGCCGGCATCCTTGTCATCATTGCTTTTCACCTGAAAGACAAGGATCTGAAAGGAGTAGCTATTGAACTACCCTTCTTTTTATTGTCGCTGCTAATCATCTACCTGCAACACCCATTGGCAAATGAATAATCTCTCCGTAAAACTGACCAATCCAATTGCCAAAGCAGTTATTGACGCCTTAGCCAATGGCGACCCTGAAGCATGGTTCTCGCTCTTTACAACTGATGCCGAATTATACGATGACGGCAATAAGCAGGACTTTATAAAATGGTCGAATGGTGTATTGAAAAACCATGAGCATTTTACCAGTATCGACCGGGTAAAGGATAATGGGCTTACCTTATATGGAAGGTATCATTCAGACCAATGGGGTGATTTCAGCACGTATTTTAAAGTCCATCTCAATAAAGAGAATAAGGTCATCCGGCTTGAAGTGGGTCAGGCAAACTAAAAACTATGCAACTGAGCGAGGCAATAGCCCTGATCGAAGGCGGTCAATATCACTCGGCATCAACGTCCAGATGGGCGGATTTGGGCTGTGGCAAAGGGCTGTTTACCCGCGCTTTAGCCACTTTACAACCACCCGGTAGTATTATTTATGCAATAGATACAGACTATCTGGCGCTCGAAACGCTCACTGATTATCAGCATGTAACAATCGAAACTCTTTGTAGTAATTTTGTTCAGGACGAATGGTATTTCTATGAGCTCGATGGCATTCTGATGGCCAACTCGCTGCATTATGTTCAGGATAAACCGACTTTTATTCAGCGAGCTATTCGCCACCTAAACCAATCGGGTGGTTTCTTGCTTGTCGAATATGATACCGAAACGGCAAATCCCTGGGTACCTTATCCAATCAGTTTTAAATCGTTAACTCGCTTATTCGAAGAAGCAGGTTTTCATTCAGTCGACAAACTACAGGAACGGCCCTCTATCTACGGGCGTGCAAATCTCTACTCGGCATTCATCAATAAATGATCTACACGTATTTAAAAACCACCCATGTCATCCTATAATACCATTTCGGGTCAACGAATACAACGAATCGAAGCCCTGAGCGATGGACTTTTCTCCATTGCAATGACCATACTCGTTTTCGACCTCAAAGACCCCGTCAGCAATCGAATCCAGTCGAATGCCGAACTGCTGGTATCCCTAAAAATCCTGCTCCCTCAATTACTGACCTATTTTTTGAGTTTTATGACGTTGGGTATCTTTTGGACCGGCTATTCTACGCAATTTAATTATATCGAAAAGTATGACCGGAATCTCAACTGGTATTCACTGTTTTTTTTGCTCTTCGTTTCGCTCATTCCTTTTTCAACAAACGTACTGAGCAACCACATTAACAACCAGGTTTCCATTGGTATTTACTGGCTAAACATTTTTGCTATGGGAAATATGCTGTACATACACTGGCGATATGCCCGTCGAAATAATTTCCTGTCTTTGTCGGGTAAGGCTCAGGAAACAGTCGATAAAGCAATACGTAGCCGGGTTTTCACCGCTCAGAGTCTGTATGCGCTTGGAGCCTCGCTTTGCTTTATCAATACCTACCTAAGCATTGCGTTCATTATTGGTGTACAATTAAACTACGCTCTCGGCATCATTACCCCAAAAGTTCAGAAGCCCTTATAATGTGAGAGTCTCGCTCATTACCGTGGCACGTTAATGAGCGAGACTCTGAGTGTAAGTCTTAATTCAGTAGAAACGCCCTATTTCTTCGTCACCCGAATGGAAATCCGGCGATTTTGAGCACGTCCTTCTTCGGTGTCATTCGAGGCAACCGGGTGCTCCTGGCCATAGCCTTCGGCCTCCAGGCGATCCTTGGCAACGTCCATTTTCTCCAGCTCGGCCCGAACCGAATTGGCACGATCCTGAGAAAGTTTCAGATTGCTGGCTGCATTGCCCGTATTATCTGTATAACCACCGAGCTTTACGTTAATGGCTGGATAAGCTTTCAGAATTTCGGCAATATTCTTCAATTGCTCCTGCGATTCGGGTTTTAGCGTAGCCGAA comes from Spirosoma aureum and encodes:
- the deoC gene encoding deoxyribose-phosphate aldolase, whose amino-acid sequence is MNPFPIHDIAKLIDHALLHPTQTDEELHAGCQVALAYNVASVCIKPFAVSIAARLLVGSSVRVGTVIGFPHGSNALSLKLAETVQACRDGAVEIDMVVNIGKVLSNDWSYISDEIRAVFYTCQEYGAILKVIFETDFLSDDALKIRLCQICTEVGVEFVKTSTGFGFVKGTDGKYDYQGATEHDLRLMLTHVGPNVQVKASGGIRTLDELLKLKALGVSRIGTSSTVAIINEAYRRSGMVVPSMAVPPITELNGY
- a CDS encoding phosphatase PAP2 family protein gives rise to the protein MRDSINQLDTDLFLWLNGLYASWLDPIMIFATERNTWFPFYALLIGWLAFRYRKQAIWMVLTLAAAVAISDQTASALLKPLTLRLRPCHVPTLQKLIHPVLECGGLYGFASSHAANTFALATGLWLLIGKQYPWTKWIFLWAIFVSYSRIYVAAHYPLDVLTGAGIGVLAATLCVFILRTIQGQFTHRNAV
- a CDS encoding PIG-L deacetylase family protein; this encodes MPMISGVDKAHFLEGLALTIDPAELGNLLVIAPHPDDESLGCGGTIALLRQQGYSVHVLFVSDGTMSHPNSLAYPAERLRQLRESEARDALRMLHVSPDNITFMREKDTQVPMPGSAGFNESVDFVYELLKQVNPQTILVPWRRDPHRDHRASWQILMAALGHFSDRPRVLEYLIWLWELGDENDMPRADEMKVWCIPIEEVMDQRKQAIASHRSQVSRLINDDPTAFYLSPELLTHFDAPRELFLEEI
- a CDS encoding acyl-CoA dehydrogenase family protein produces the protein MNELISRLAGSADQTDDDKTFPEAAFDWLAEAGLLAVTLPGRELDGRLPVMVQLLHLLKRIGTGNLAVGRIYEGHINALNLIALYARPDQERIWNDDAQAYNRLFSVWNTQADDGVRIHAIGEGRYRLEGAKTFCSGAGWIHRPLVTGELVGADTHGWQMCIIPTERVKPITQDNTFWQPLGMRASVSYKLDFTGVEIDEADLLGQPGDYFRQPYFSGGAIRFAAVQLGGAEALLNETRTLLTSMNRTDDVFQKTRLAEMAYLVESGNQWITMAGAKTDEWLGYEKETDRIVAYANMTRTAIEEICLRVMQLAERSIGARGLMRPLPFERLHRDLTFYLRQPAPDATIAAIGHYVLNNQVNAHDLWR
- a CDS encoding sugar phosphate isomerase/epimerase family protein, with the translated sequence MLNLGFVSAILADYDLNGVLKFASDNNFKCVELMCWPSGNADARRYAGVTHIDVDNLNVEQIHTLTRLYGVSISGLGYYPNSLDPNPEQAEFYREHIKKIIRAAARLDVPVVNTFIGRNWSLSVADNLKLYAEHWPAIIKVAEENNIRIGIENCPMWFTDDEWPGGKNLATTPAIWDRLFEIIPSRALGLNYDPSHLIWQMMDEVKPIYDYRDRLYHIHLKDVKLYPDKLNRVGIMANPLEYHSPKLPGLGDVRWRNFFAALTDVRYRGPVCIEVEDKAFEGSADDVHTAILTARNYLSQFLVL
- a CDS encoding peptidoglycan-binding domain-containing protein — encoded protein: MTLQELVANGLGVNLRDLALDHELVGDLQSRLIKLGCLDPPIDGDFGPVSALVLRTYAKQVGILLEETINVDLAQSLLQHSQDTFIPLTLGADFASRIVKYMQLRNFWFARLPKFLTIVYVEGADESGEPNADVFNKFNDRRVVLAIENGKPKILLNVLATTEPGKFFTDHPENPEGAARIAFDQYKSWRVGIHKAGTPTAHEALVQVANVAVFRDLNQDGKRTGDKIDVGSAFGINQHSGHNASPDNIGKASAGCLVGRATDEHKQFMKLIKTDPRFKEASNGYRYMSTVIAGDDLKNKIG
- a CDS encoding glycosyltransferase encodes the protein MRTEVNHLLDYPILFPAPPSPLLQLSVIVPVRNEAHHLTQTLDALRNQQDAMGTPLNPAIYEVLLLANNCTDQSYTVANRYQQKYPHFPLHIAQIELPAARATIGTVRRLLMDEAHRRLTSISHSFGIIASTDGDTVVDSRWIYYIMIEIANGNDAVGGRILTHPDPGKVRLYHLRDVMYRTLVAKTEALLDPSPHDPWPRHFQHFGASIAVTCRMYEQAGRLPEKPFLEDEAFYKALLRRDARVRQSPAVKVFTSTRMDGRVAVGFSEQLRYWADLNQAGKQQIVEPVDAIITKFQNRQKLRVCWQNRQQSLCMNALAQIALDLRLDVNWLHDEIRGNSFFGQLWERIEEKMAQGDWAKHWPLVPITTAIQHLRHFCKSYTSY
- a CDS encoding class I SAM-dependent DNA methyltransferase translates to MPSLPTTYFDDVYRASNDPWSFETSPYEKAKYEATLAALSKNHYRNAFEIGCSIGVLSEMLTQRCDKLLAVDASELPLETARKRLAAYPQVTIRQMAIPNEFPDQQFDLILLSEVGYYLVLDDLKRARQLMIDHLEIGGHLLLVHWTPFVHDYPLTGDQVHEQFMEAAGEGKPLTHLSGQRTDKYRLDLFSRDQ
- a CDS encoding ribose-phosphate pyrophosphokinase — protein: MASFNPVKIFSGSQSTYLAEKIAHYYGKDLGGYTCRRFSDGEMSPSFEESVRGCDVFLIQSTPPPGDNLLELLLMVDAARRASAHYVTVVIPYFGYARQDRKDKPRVSIAAKLVANMLAASGADRLMTIDLHAGQIQGFFDFPVDHLEGTSVFVPYIKSLNLENLVVASPDVGGANRARTFAKHFNADIVLCDKHRKRANEIASMQVIGDVEGANVVLVDDLIDTGGTMAKAAQIIMEKGAASVRAVCTHPIMSGKAHENISNSVLQELVVADTLPMKHPNEKIRVLSVAELFAKAIGRIRDHESISSLFIKY
- a CDS encoding response regulator transcription factor gives rise to the protein MTISLPSLPSTNPAFPKFKHRELQFLQLACSELTYVQIADKMCVSPRTVDGYREVLFERLQVKSRVGLALWAVKTGLVVL